One window of the Rhodococcus sovatensis genome contains the following:
- a CDS encoding NAD-dependent deacylase, whose product MTGIEVPSAVIEVARSARSVAVLTGAGVSAESGVPTFRDAQTGLWSNFDPADLASPEGWARDSDLVWGWYQWRAQLVRRSEPNAGHLALTEWQQRVHLDIATQNVDDLHERAGSTVIAHVHGSLFDPRCSECGLHSQPEPDPFDERSDRVPPPSCPDCGGEMRPGAVWFGEPLPETEWTAAVEAVESADLVLVVGTSGVVFPFAGLPAMARSTGATVVEINPVETEISDMADFRWRTTAATGLPALVDSLR is encoded by the coding sequence ATGACCGGAATCGAGGTACCCAGTGCCGTAATCGAAGTGGCACGTTCGGCACGGTCGGTTGCCGTTCTCACCGGCGCGGGTGTCTCCGCGGAGTCGGGAGTTCCCACATTCCGTGACGCTCAGACCGGTCTGTGGTCCAATTTCGATCCCGCCGATCTGGCGAGTCCAGAGGGCTGGGCGCGCGACAGTGATCTGGTGTGGGGCTGGTACCAATGGCGAGCCCAGCTGGTTCGGCGGTCGGAGCCCAATGCAGGTCATCTCGCGCTCACGGAATGGCAGCAGCGCGTCCACCTCGACATTGCTACCCAGAACGTCGACGACTTGCACGAGCGGGCTGGGTCTACGGTGATCGCGCACGTTCACGGCAGCCTGTTCGATCCGAGGTGTTCGGAGTGTGGGCTCCATTCTCAGCCGGAACCGGATCCATTCGACGAACGCTCCGATCGGGTGCCGCCACCGTCGTGTCCCGACTGCGGCGGGGAAATGCGGCCAGGCGCTGTCTGGTTCGGTGAACCGCTTCCGGAAACTGAATGGACGGCGGCGGTCGAAGCTGTCGAATCCGCTGACCTCGTGTTGGTGGTCGGTACGTCCGGCGTCGTCTTTCCATTTGCTGGACTTCCCGCGATGGCTCGGAGTACCGGCGCCACTGTGGTCGAGATCAACCCGGTGGAAACGGAGATCTCCGACATGGCCGACTTTCGCTGGCGTACCACTGCGGCGACCGGGCTTCCAGCGCTCGTCGATTCTCTCCGTTAG
- a CDS encoding DinB family protein: MTDSMKRELHRYLQLGRDAILWKLEGLSEYDMRRPMTPTATNLLGIVKHLTAVELGYFAWTFDRPFPGVVPWAEDGADINSDMWATADESSDYVIDLYRQMWAHSDATISELPLDAEGQVPHWPVDRATVTLHRIIVHVIADMDRHAGHADIVRELIDGSVGLTVGNKNMAPGDEDEWLDYRRTVEESARRFAD; encoded by the coding sequence ATGACCGATTCCATGAAGAGGGAGCTGCACAGGTACCTACAACTCGGACGCGACGCGATTCTGTGGAAGCTCGAGGGGCTCTCGGAGTACGACATGCGTAGGCCCATGACGCCGACTGCAACCAACCTCCTCGGCATCGTCAAGCACCTCACGGCAGTCGAACTCGGATACTTCGCGTGGACATTCGACCGACCGTTTCCCGGTGTCGTGCCCTGGGCCGAGGACGGCGCCGACATCAACTCGGACATGTGGGCGACGGCGGACGAGTCCTCCGATTACGTCATCGACCTGTACCGGCAGATGTGGGCGCACTCCGACGCTACGATTTCCGAGCTACCACTCGACGCAGAAGGCCAGGTACCGCACTGGCCAGTAGATAGAGCCACGGTCACGCTTCACCGGATCATCGTTCACGTGATCGCGGACATGGACCGCCATGCCGGCCACGCGGACATCGTTCGTGAGCTGATCGACGGTTCGGTAGGACTGACCGTCGGGAACAAGAACATGGCGCCCGGCGACGAGGACGAGTGGCTCGACTATCGGCGAACGGTGGAAGAGTCAGCTCGTCGCTTTGCGGATTGA
- a CDS encoding DICT sensory domain-containing protein produces MDAPASELTTSCPSPRRIDLLSETYVVHDRSLVDNPAEILIQVEKARDQCRRIAVDDVGARPESMTLLPLIEPDIIVLAPELTCAVPDTAAAQALHVLAAQAERTGAVIVASGVDSERDRTRALALGASFGIGALFPPTPIDGTGPREALASPTWSTPTSDSRSPFDIASTDQSSAVSTKKLLVEMSCQIESQASHAGPDTMVLGTFQHARQFASPTQRRWQRMAGNIAYTGIYGIDMAGLTVPGIITSSIDPSDTLVEEWNVVVLGQFFCCVLSARDLRWGPGELGRTFEYVVSHDRGTVVRCARAVLSRFDNASHSAIEAT; encoded by the coding sequence TTGGATGCTCCGGCCTCCGAACTCACTACCTCGTGCCCGAGTCCCCGCCGAATCGATCTACTGTCCGAGACGTATGTGGTCCACGACCGGTCTCTCGTGGACAATCCGGCGGAAATACTCATACAGGTAGAGAAAGCCAGGGACCAATGCCGTCGAATCGCTGTCGACGACGTGGGTGCTCGGCCCGAGTCGATGACGCTGCTTCCTCTCATCGAACCGGACATCATCGTTCTTGCGCCCGAGCTGACATGTGCAGTTCCGGACACCGCGGCCGCCCAAGCCTTGCACGTCCTCGCCGCGCAGGCAGAGAGGACGGGCGCGGTCATCGTTGCCAGTGGAGTCGACTCGGAGCGAGACCGGACGAGGGCGCTGGCGCTCGGCGCGTCCTTCGGGATCGGAGCACTGTTTCCACCGACCCCCATCGACGGGACAGGCCCGCGCGAGGCACTGGCTTCGCCGACATGGAGTACGCCGACATCTGATTCTCGATCGCCCTTCGATATCGCGTCGACCGATCAGTCGAGCGCAGTCAGCACGAAGAAGCTACTCGTCGAAATGAGCTGTCAGATCGAATCGCAGGCATCGCACGCTGGGCCCGACACGATGGTTCTCGGCACTTTTCAACACGCCCGACAATTCGCATCTCCGACGCAGCGTCGCTGGCAGCGGATGGCCGGAAACATCGCATATACCGGCATCTACGGCATCGACATGGCCGGCCTGACGGTCCCCGGCATAATCACCTCGTCCATAGACCCCTCCGACACCTTGGTCGAGGAATGGAACGTGGTCGTTCTCGGCCAGTTCTTTTGCTGCGTACTGTCCGCGCGCGATCTGCGTTGGGGACCTGGCGAACTCGGGCGAACGTTCGAATACGTGGTCTCCCACGACCGAGGAACCGTCGTTCGTTGCGCACGAGCAGTGTTGTCTCGATTCGACAACGCGTCACACTCCGCGATCGAGGCGACCTAA